Part of the Gammaproteobacteria bacterium genome, CGCGTTCGATCTCTTCAGCTATTTGCGGATTTTCCTTGAGATACTGAACCGCATTTTGTTTGCCTTGCCCAATTTTCGTTCCCTGATACGAATACCATGC contains:
- a CDS encoding DNA recombination/repair protein RecA, whose amino-acid sequence is AWYSYQGTKIGQGKQNAVQYLKENPQIAEEIERELRKRLLTVPDENHAASPQQEEV